A stretch of the Dioscorea cayenensis subsp. rotundata cultivar TDr96_F1 chromosome 4, TDr96_F1_v2_PseudoChromosome.rev07_lg8_w22 25.fasta, whole genome shotgun sequence genome encodes the following:
- the LOC120257852 gene encoding transmembrane protein 234 homolog translates to MAGDVETMVAVGLVWGATNALMRRGAQLSDRNLRAHPPSNRLLQWLHLLLTWQYSLPFFINLSASAAFFHTLRDSPISLAVPVTNATTFAATAAAAYLLGEEMRVGLAVIEYFKVHCCRTVAMEPSSETLFLHYRIQRSKYLKLY, encoded by the exons ATGGCAGGAGATGTGGAGACGATGGTGGCCGTGGGCCTAGTCTGGGGCGCCACCAATGCTCTCATGCGCCGGGGCGCCCAACTCTCCGATCGCAACCTCCGCGCCCACCCACCCTCCAATCGCCTCCTCCAATGGCTGCATCTCCTCCTCACTTGGCAGTACTCCCTCCCCTTCTTCATCAACCTCTCAGCCTCAGCCGCCTTCTTCCATACCCTCCGTGATTCTCCCATCTCCCTCGCCGTCCCCGTCACCAATGCCACCACCTTTGCCGCTACCGCCGCTGCTGCTTATCTCCTTGGCGAGGAGATGAGGGTCGGGCTCGCCGTTATTG AATACTTCAAAGTACATTGCTGCAGGACTGTTGCCATGGAACCATCATCTGAGACTTTATTTCTACATTATAGAATTCAAAGAAGTAAATACCTGAAACTCTATTGA
- the LOC120257851 gene encoding probable xyloglucan endotransglucosylase/hydrolase protein 26 → MASFQVFLLALIALVASEQCLVGANFYNQTYCNWGPQNMAIWGNGENLALVLNRVSGSGIITTTQFLFGSIQMLIKLVPGNSAGTVTAYYVSSTGDRHDEIDFEFLGNSSGQPYTIHTNVYAQGIGNREEQFRPWFDPTADFHNYTIHWNPSHIVWFVDGLPIRVFRNYENFGIPFPNKQPMKAYSSIWNADNWATKGGLVKIDWNRAPFVARYHSFRLGTCQWRGPYSIYQCASRTAANWWTFQAYSKLSYAQIGQMQWVRKNYMIYDYCKDIKRFNGLLPRECLLPQF, encoded by the exons ATGGCGAGCTTTCAGGTTTTTCTTCTGGCTCTGATTGCTCTGGTTGCTTCAGAGCAATGCCTTGTCGGTGCTAACTTCTATAATCAAACATACTGCAACTGGGGTCCTCAAAACATGGCGATTTGGGGCAACGGTGAAAACCTTGCTCTTGTTCTCAATAGAGTTTCAG GTTCAGGAATTATAACTACCACACAATTCCTCTTTGGAAGCATCCAAATGCTGATTAAGCTGGTACCAGGGAATTCTGCCGGAACTGTCACCGCCTATTAC GTGTCCTCCACAGGAGACAGGCATGATGAGATAGATTTTGAGTTCTTAGGAAATTCAAGTGGACAGCCCTATACCATTCACACAAATGTGTATGCTCAGGGTATAGGAAACAGAGAAGAGCAATTCCGACCATGGTTCGACCCAACTGCTGATTTCCACAACTACACTATTCACTGGAATCCTAGTCATATTGT CTGGTTTGTGGATGGGTTGCCAATCCGAGTATTCAGGAACTATGAAAACTTTGGAATTCCATTTCCAAACAAGCAACCAATGAAAGCATATTCCAGCATTTGGAATGCCGACAATTGGGCAACTAAAGGAGGATTGGTAAAGATAGACTGGAACAGAGCACCTTTTGTGGCTAGATACCACTCATTTAGACTTGGAACGTGCCAGTGGAGGGGACCATATAGCATCTACCAATGTGCTTCACGGACAGCAGCCAACTGGTGGACCTTTCAGGCTTACAGCAAATTAAGTTATGCTCAGATAGGACAAATGCAATGGGTGAGGAAAAACTATATGATTTATGACTATTGCAAGGacataaaaaggttcaatggcCTATTACCTAGAGAGTGCCTACTGCCGCAATTTTGA